In the genome of Ferrovibrio terrae, the window GTCGCTCTGCGAATTCGACGGGCACTGAGCCGGGAGTAGCGTAGCGTGGCCCATCACATCATCGGCCTGGACCACACCGTTCATGCCGTCACCGACCTTGAGGCAGCCAAGGCCAACTGGCAGCGGTTGGGCTTTACGCTGACGCCGCGGGGGCGCCATATTGGCTGGGCCACCGGCAATTACTGCATCATGTTTTTGCGCAACTACCACGAACTGCTCGGCATCGCCGAGCCCGGTGGGTATACCGCCGGCGTGGAAGACTTGTTGAAGGCCAAGGGCCCGGGCGTGCACAAGGTGGTGCTGGGCATCGACGACGCCAGAGCCGCCGTACAGGAACTGAAGGCCTCGGGCCTGAATCCATCCGAGCCACAGAATCTCAAGCGCGAACTGGAACTGCCCGAAGGCACCGTGCTGCCGGCCTTCAGCCTTGTGCATCTGCCGCCTGAAGCGACCCCCGAGCTGTCGATGTTCCTGTGCCAGCATCTGACGCCGGAACTGCTACGCAAGCCGGAATGGCTGCTGCATCCCAATGGCGCGCAGCAGATCGTCAGCGTGATCGTGGCCGCCGACAATCCGCCGGCGCTGGAACTGCCCTACGAAGCGCTGGTTGGTGCCGGTGCCGCCGTGCGCACGGATCGCATGGTGGCGGTGCGTGCTGCCGAGGAAACAGTACTGTTCGTCACCCCTGACGATCTGGATACCCTGTTTCCGGATATCGAACATCCGACGCTGCCGACGCCCTATGTCGCTGGCCTGCGTTTCCGGGTGCATAACACCGAGGCAGCCGCGGCCTATTTCAAGGCTGCCGGGATCGACCATGCCCGCAGCCTGGATGGCACCGTGCTGGTGCCGGCCTCCGTCGCCAACGGTGTTTTCCTGGAATTCAGCAGCCGCGCATAAGCGGCTATAGCAAAGCCTCGAAGAAGGCCAGCGTGCGGCGCCGTGCAATGACAGCCGCCGTCGCGTTATAGGTCGCGCGCTGGTCGCAGTTGAAGCCGTGATCGGCATCGTAGACATGCGTCGTGATGGACGGATGCAGGGCCTTCATCTCGTCGGCCAGGCTGGTCGGGATCATTTTGTCCAATGCGCCGAAATGCAGCAGGCAGGGGGCCTTCGGGGCTTCCGCTTTCAGCTCGCCCCAGGGGCCGCCGTAATAGCCAACCGAGGCCGCCACACCGGCTAGTGATGTGGCCATCTTCCAGGTGACGCCGCCGCCGAAACAGTAGCCGGTGGTGCCGACCCGACCGGCTTTCGAGGCCAGCGCCAGCGCCACGGCGCAATCCTGCAGCACGCTGTCCCAGACCATCTTGCCACGGATGTCTTTGCCCTTGGCGATATCATCGGGGCTGTAGCCGAGATCGACATTGGGCTGCACGCGGTCGAACAGCGCCGGTGCAACGGCGTAGTAGCCATCGGCAGCGAAGCCATCCGCCACCGACTTGATATGGCCGTTCACGCCGAAGATTTCTTGGATCACCACGACGCCGCCTTTCGGCGCGCCTTTCGGCTCGGTGACATAGGCCGCGAGGCGATGGCCGTCGGCGGCGGTCAGGCTGGTCATGGCACCCATGGCAGGCTCCTTACGGTGAGACAGGATTACGGAAACGCATGATTCCGATGCTGGTGTAGCGCATCACCAGCTCGTCACTCTGATTGAAGGCCTCGATCAGGAAGCGCGCCGAGCCGATGCCCGGTCGGCTGCGCGACGGTGCCTTGTCGAGACAGGTCATGCGGGCGCGGATGGTATCGCCAGGCCGCACCGGTTTGAGCCAGGACAGGTCGTCGAAACCCGGCGAGCCGAGACTGGCCTCCACCTCGATGGCGGAATCGACGATCATGCGCATCACGGTGGCGGCGGTATGCCAGCCCGACGCGATCAGGCCGCCGAAAGCGGTTTTCTTCGCGGCTTCGGGGTCGGTGTGGAAC includes:
- a CDS encoding VOC family protein is translated as MAHHIIGLDHTVHAVTDLEAAKANWQRLGFTLTPRGRHIGWATGNYCIMFLRNYHELLGIAEPGGYTAGVEDLLKAKGPGVHKVVLGIDDARAAVQELKASGLNPSEPQNLKRELELPEGTVLPAFSLVHLPPEATPELSMFLCQHLTPELLRKPEWLLHPNGAQQIVSVIVAADNPPALELPYEALVGAGAAVRTDRMVAVRAAEETVLFVTPDDLDTLFPDIEHPTLPTPYVAGLRFRVHNTEAAAAYFKAAGIDHARSLDGTVLVPASVANGVFLEFSSRA
- a CDS encoding dienelactone hydrolase family protein; its protein translation is MGAMTSLTAADGHRLAAYVTEPKGAPKGGVVVIQEIFGVNGHIKSVADGFAADGYYAVAPALFDRVQPNVDLGYSPDDIAKGKDIRGKMVWDSVLQDCAVALALASKAGRVGTTGYCFGGGVTWKMATSLAGVAASVGYYGGPWGELKAEAPKAPCLLHFGALDKMIPTSLADEMKALHPSITTHVYDADHGFNCDQRATYNATAAVIARRRTLAFFEALL
- a CDS encoding MaoC family dehydratase, coding for MQYYEDIEPGAVRDIGSHTFTEPAIIAFATQFDPQPFHTDPEAAKKTAFGGLIASGWHTAATVMRMIVDSAIEVEASLGSPGFDDLSWLKPVRPGDTIRARMTCLDKAPSRSRPGIGSARFLIEAFNQSDELVMRYTSIGIMRFRNPVSP